The following are from one region of the Phycisphaeraceae bacterium genome:
- a CDS encoding extracellular solute-binding protein, which yields MMKHFILAMMLAAWLGGCSKSPQSPDNSQDGASQSREVVLYSSVDDFLLNEIVDLYRKETGVRLRLVGDTEATKTTGLVQRIIAERAQPRADVWWSSEPFGTIQLDREGLLEPYTSQSAEASIDGGWPTSLRTESWYGFAPRARVIAYAPDRVQNIPATPLELVDPQFKGRVGIARPQFGTTRGHMGVLLDHWGEEGLRTWLVALQVNGVRLYDGNASVIRAIRQGEIDICMTDTDDVWVGQENGWNIELIYEPIGVGQGALKSTGSVVMPNTIALVRGGPNPDAGRRLIDFLLSPRVERLMAESASRNIPVHPSLAAEFAELMVPQAPDLDLDQAATLVPQALAICEEVLIGG from the coding sequence GTGATGAAGCATTTCATACTCGCGATGATGTTGGCTGCCTGGCTTGGCGGCTGTTCCAAGTCTCCGCAGTCGCCCGACAACAGTCAGGACGGTGCATCGCAGTCGCGCGAAGTCGTGCTCTACAGCAGTGTCGACGACTTTCTGCTCAACGAAATCGTTGATCTGTATCGGAAGGAAACCGGCGTTCGCCTGCGACTGGTGGGCGACACCGAAGCCACCAAGACCACGGGTCTGGTCCAGCGCATCATCGCAGAGCGCGCCCAGCCGCGTGCTGATGTGTGGTGGTCGAGCGAACCCTTCGGCACAATTCAACTCGACCGCGAAGGATTGCTCGAACCCTACACAAGCCAAAGTGCCGAAGCCTCGATCGATGGTGGATGGCCGACATCGTTGCGTACCGAATCGTGGTATGGCTTTGCCCCGCGTGCGCGCGTCATCGCGTACGCGCCGGACCGTGTTCAAAACATCCCGGCCACGCCGCTCGAACTGGTCGATCCGCAATTCAAGGGGCGCGTCGGCATCGCTCGCCCGCAGTTCGGCACCACACGCGGGCATATGGGCGTGCTGCTCGATCACTGGGGCGAAGAAGGCTTGCGCACCTGGCTCGTTGCGTTGCAGGTCAATGGCGTGCGCCTCTACGATGGCAACGCGTCAGTCATCCGCGCGATCCGGCAGGGCGAAATCGATATCTGCATGACCGACACCGACGACGTCTGGGTCGGTCAGGAAAACGGCTGGAACATCGAACTGATCTACGAACCCATCGGCGTCGGACAGGGAGCGCTCAAGTCCACTGGGTCCGTCGTCATGCCCAATACGATCGCGCTCGTGCGCGGCGGGCCGAATCCCGATGCCGGTCGCCGACTGATCGATTTTCTGCTCAGTCCGCGCGTCGAGCGGCTGATGGCCGAGAGCGCGTCTCGCAACATTCCCGTTCACCCGAGCCTGGCAGCCGAGTTTGCCGAACTGATGGTGCCGCAGGCTCCGGATCTTGACCTGGATCAGGCAGCAACGCTCGTGCCTCAAGCCTTGGCAATCTGCGAAGAAGTGCTGATCGGGGGGTGA
- a CDS encoding amidohydrolase, with the protein MSTCATDKVDLGLIRSIINQELAGLVAFRRDLHAHPELGFDEHRTSRAVADQLAALGIEHKAGLAGGTGVLAYLPPSSSSTQRSVGLRADMDALPIEEETGLPHSSTRPGVMHACGHDGHTAILLGTARVLSRLTTRPNPVTFVFQPAEEGGAGGDKMCKDGCLKGSSGGGLGVPVGRMFGLHGWPQMPAGVIATKPGPLLASTDEFTVIVEGVQAHGAYPHLGADPILAASHIVTALQMIASRNVSPLDSVVVTVGIFHAGTANNVIPARVRLVGTVRTLKPETRIFAKKRLFEIIEHTAKAHNCKADVRWEEGYPVTRNDPVLADHVLAVAREAFGVDRVQVVHEPSMGGEDFSFYGLEVPACFYLLGLCPPGSDPRLIPQLHQPGFDFNDDTLPTAIEMMCRLALAPDPATC; encoded by the coding sequence ATGAGCACCTGTGCGACCGACAAAGTGGATCTTGGGCTGATTCGTTCGATCATCAATCAGGAACTTGCCGGGCTCGTGGCCTTTCGCCGCGACCTGCACGCGCATCCGGAACTCGGCTTCGATGAGCATCGCACAAGCCGTGCGGTCGCTGACCAACTCGCTGCCCTCGGCATCGAGCACAAGGCCGGCCTCGCGGGTGGAACAGGTGTGCTGGCGTATCTGCCGCCTTCCAGCAGCAGCACGCAGCGATCCGTCGGGCTTCGCGCCGATATGGACGCCCTGCCCATCGAAGAAGAAACCGGCCTGCCGCACTCCTCGACTCGCCCCGGTGTCATGCACGCCTGCGGGCACGACGGACATACAGCAATTCTCCTCGGTACTGCCCGCGTTCTCAGCCGCCTCACTACACGCCCGAATCCCGTCACCTTCGTCTTTCAGCCTGCAGAAGAGGGCGGCGCGGGCGGCGACAAGATGTGCAAAGATGGCTGCCTCAAAGGATCTAGCGGCGGCGGGCTCGGCGTCCCTGTCGGTCGCATGTTCGGTTTGCACGGTTGGCCACAGATGCCAGCGGGTGTCATTGCCACCAAGCCAGGGCCTCTGCTCGCGTCAACTGACGAGTTCACCGTGATCGTCGAGGGCGTTCAGGCCCACGGCGCGTATCCGCACCTTGGGGCCGATCCGATTCTGGCAGCCTCGCATATCGTGACCGCGCTGCAGATGATCGCGTCGCGCAATGTCTCGCCGCTCGATTCGGTTGTCGTCACAGTCGGCATTTTCCACGCGGGCACCGCCAACAACGTGATTCCCGCGCGCGTTCGCCTCGTCGGCACAGTCCGCACGCTCAAGCCCGAGACACGCATCTTCGCAAAGAAGCGACTCTTCGAGATCATCGAGCACACCGCCAAGGCCCACAACTGCAAAGCCGACGTTCGGTGGGAAGAAGGCTACCCGGTGACACGCAATGACCCTGTGCTTGCCGATCACGTGCTGGCCGTCGCACGCGAGGCGTTCGGCGTCGATCGCGTTCAGGTTGTGCACGAGCCTTCGATGGGCGGAGAAGACTTCTCGTTCTATGGCCTCGAAGTCCCAGCGTGCTTCTATCTCCTGGGCCTGTGCCCGCCGGGGTCTGACCCACGGCTCATCCCTCAACTGCACCAGCCCGGGTTTGACTTCAACGACGACACCCTGCCGACAGCCATCGAGATGATGTGCCGCCTCGCGCTTGCACCAGATCCGGCGACTTGCTAA